In a single window of the Pongo abelii isolate AG06213 chromosome 1, NHGRI_mPonAbe1-v2.0_pri, whole genome shotgun sequence genome:
- the CPLANE2 gene encoding ciliogenesis and planar polarity effector 2 isoform X2 → MARPPVPGSVVVPNWHESAEGKEYLACILRKNRRRVFEMECHHVGQAGLELPTQVICPPWPPKVLGLQGCLSGQCCRRLCPLTLPATRSLCPGRVVWARQHWWPSWLAWRYLWCTTRPLACMENTDAFLFLFSFTDRASFEDLPGQLARIAGEAPGVIRMVIGSKFDQYMHTDVPERDLTAFRQAWELPLLRVKSVPGRRLADGRTLDGRAGLADVAHILNGLAEQLWHQDQVAAGLLPNPPESAPE, encoded by the exons ATGGCCAGACCTCCCGTGCCCGGTTCGGTGGTTGTCCCAAACTGGCACGAGAGTGCCGAGGGCAAGGAGTACCTGGCTTGCATTCTGCGCAAGAACCGCCGGCGGGTGTTTG agatggagtgtcaccatgttggccaggctggtctcgaactcccgactcaggtgatctgcccgccttggcctcccaaagtgctgggattacag GGCTGCTTGAGCGGCCAGTGCTGCCGCCGCCTGTGTCCATTGACACTGCCAGCTACAAGATCTTTGTGTCCGGGAAGAGTGGTGTGGGCAAGACAGCACTGGTGGCCAAGCTGGCTGGCCTGGAGGTACCTGTGGTGCACCACGAGACCACTG GCTTGCATGGAGAacacagatgccttcctcttcctcttctccttcactGACCGTGCCTCCTTTGAAGACCTCCCTGGACAGCTGGCCCGCATAGCAGGTGAGGCCCCTGGTGTCATCAGGATGGTCATCGGCTCCAA ATTTGACCAGTACATGCACACGGACGTGCCCGAGCGGGACCTTACAGCCTTCCGGCAGGCCTGGGAGCTGCCCCTGCTACGGGTGAAGAGTGTGCCGGGGCGGCGGCTGGCTGATGGGCGCACGCTGGACGGGCGGGCTGGGCTGGCCGACGTTGCCCACATACTCAATGGCCTTGCTGAGCAGCTGTGGCACCAGGACCAGGTGGCGGCTGGCCTGCTTCCCAACCCCCCAGAGAGTGCTCCTGAATGA
- the CPLANE2 gene encoding ciliogenesis and planar polarity effector 2 isoform X1 → MARPPVPGSVVVPNWHESAEGKEYLACILRKNRRRVFGLLERPVLPPPVSIDTASYKIFVSGKSGVGKTALVAKLAGLEVPVVHHETTGIQTTVVFWPAKLQASGRVIMFRFEFWDCGESALKKFDHMLPACMENTDAFLFLFSFTDRASFEDLPGQLARIAGEAPGVIRMVIGSKFDQYMHTDVPERDLTAFRQAWELPLLRVKSVPGRRLADGRTLDGRAGLADVAHILNGLAEQLWHQDQVAAGLLPNPPESAPE, encoded by the exons ATGGCCAGACCTCCCGTGCCCGGTTCGGTGGTTGTCCCAAACTGGCACGAGAGTGCCGAGGGCAAGGAGTACCTGGCTTGCATTCTGCGCAAGAACCGCCGGCGGGTGTTTG GGCTGCTTGAGCGGCCAGTGCTGCCGCCGCCTGTGTCCATTGACACTGCCAGCTACAAGATCTTTGTGTCCGGGAAGAGTGGTGTGGGCAAGACAGCACTGGTGGCCAAGCTGGCTGGCCTGGAGGTACCTGTGGTGCACCACGAGACCACTG GCATCCAGACCACCGTGGTATTTTGGCCAGCCAAGCTGCAGGCCAGCGGCCGTGTCATCATGTTTCGTTTTGAGTTCTGGGACTGTGGAGAGTCTGCACTCAAAAAGTTCGATCATATGCTGCCG GCTTGCATGGAGAacacagatgccttcctcttcctcttctccttcactGACCGTGCCTCCTTTGAAGACCTCCCTGGACAGCTGGCCCGCATAGCAGGTGAGGCCCCTGGTGTCATCAGGATGGTCATCGGCTCCAA ATTTGACCAGTACATGCACACGGACGTGCCCGAGCGGGACCTTACAGCCTTCCGGCAGGCCTGGGAGCTGCCCCTGCTACGGGTGAAGAGTGTGCCGGGGCGGCGGCTGGCTGATGGGCGCACGCTGGACGGGCGGGCTGGGCTGGCCGACGTTGCCCACATACTCAATGGCCTTGCTGAGCAGCTGTGGCACCAGGACCAGGTGGCGGCTGGCCTGCTTCCCAACCCCCCAGAGAGTGCTCCTGAATGA